One Streptomyces sp. L2 genomic window carries:
- a CDS encoding Gfo/Idh/MocA family oxidoreductase — MKVGCIGLGDIAQKAYLPVLASQAGVELHLQTRTPATLARVADTLHLPGGQRHTTLDSLLAQGLDAAFVHAPTAVHPQIVTRLLEAGVPTYVDKPLAYELTDSERLVDLAEQRGVSLLVGFNRRYAPGYAQCLEHPRELIIMQKNRVGLPEEPRSMILDDFIHVVDTLRFLVPGPVDDVTVRARTEGGLLHHVVLQLAGDGFTALGVMNRLSGSTEEILEVSGQDTKRQVLNLAEVVDHKGQPTLRRRGDWVPVARQRGIEQAVLGFLDAVRAGKVLSARDALATHELCERVVRAVRPPSSAA, encoded by the coding sequence GTGAAGGTCGGCTGCATCGGACTCGGGGACATCGCGCAGAAGGCGTACCTGCCGGTGCTGGCGAGCCAGGCGGGGGTCGAACTGCACCTCCAGACCCGCACGCCCGCCACGCTCGCCCGCGTCGCCGACACCCTCCACCTGCCCGGGGGACAGCGGCACACCACCCTGGACTCCCTGCTCGCGCAGGGCCTCGACGCCGCCTTCGTGCACGCGCCGACCGCGGTCCACCCGCAGATCGTCACCCGGCTCCTGGAGGCGGGCGTACCCACCTACGTGGACAAGCCACTCGCCTACGAACTGACCGACTCCGAGCGCCTGGTGGACCTCGCCGAGCAGCGCGGCGTCTCGCTCCTCGTCGGCTTCAACCGGCGGTACGCCCCAGGTTACGCGCAGTGCCTGGAGCATCCGCGTGAGCTGATCATCATGCAGAAGAACCGGGTGGGGCTGCCCGAGGAGCCCCGCTCGATGATCCTGGACGACTTCATCCACGTCGTCGACACCCTGCGGTTCCTGGTGCCCGGCCCGGTCGACGACGTCACCGTGCGCGCCCGCACCGAGGGCGGCCTGCTGCACCACGTCGTGCTCCAGCTCGCCGGGGACGGCTTCACCGCGCTCGGCGTGATGAACCGGCTCAGCGGCTCCACGGAAGAGATCCTGGAGGTCTCCGGTCAGGACACCAAGCGCCAGGTGCTCAACCTCGCCGAGGTCGTCGACCACAAGGGGCAGCCGACGCTGCGGCGGCGCGGCGACTGGGTGCCGGTGGCCCGCCAGCGCGGCATCGAGCAGGCCGTCCTCGGCTTCCTCGACGCCGTCCGCGCCGGCAAGGTGCTCAGCGCCCGGGACGCGCTGGCGACTCACGAACTGTGCGAGCGGGTCGTACGAGCGGTGCGGCCCCCGTCCTCCGCAGCCTGA
- the lnt gene encoding apolipoprotein N-acyltransferase — protein sequence MRVFERWSASPWRRSGVAALAGALPVFAFPAPSLWWFAYVALVPWILLARSAPTGRRAAYDGWCGGFGFLVAVHHWLLPSLHVFIFLIAALLGALWAPWGWLIRRFLGGVPSPGRGAAALLVLPSVWLVVELVRSWQGLGGPWGMLGSSQWQVGPALRLASVGGVWLLSFLVVAVNVAAAVLVSVREARVPALASLVATAAATSAAWAWAPRPDVDGRVRIAIVQPGIVGGQDSGEKRFDREEQLTRRLAAQHVDLIVWGESSVGFDLGDRPDLARRISALSRRTGADILVNVDARRSDRPGIYKSSILVGPNGLTGDRYDKMRLIPFGEYIPARSLLGWATSVGKAAGEDRRRGTEQVVMDVGHGLRVGPLVCFETAFPDMSRHLAEDGADVLLGQSSTSSFQGSWAPEQHASLAALRAAETGRPMVHATLTGVSAVYGPDGQRLGPWLGTDASTARVYDVPLAHGVTPYVRYGDWPVHGALLVLAALCATEGMRALRLRRTGAAPLVRPARTVRESPARPGR from the coding sequence ATGAGGGTGTTCGAGCGCTGGTCGGCGTCCCCGTGGCGGCGTTCCGGCGTGGCCGCTCTGGCGGGGGCCCTGCCCGTGTTCGCGTTTCCCGCGCCGTCGTTGTGGTGGTTCGCGTACGTCGCCCTGGTGCCGTGGATCCTGCTGGCCCGCTCGGCGCCGACCGGACGGCGGGCGGCGTACGACGGCTGGTGCGGCGGCTTCGGGTTCCTGGTGGCCGTGCACCACTGGCTGCTGCCCAGCCTGCACGTGTTCATCTTCCTGATAGCGGCCCTGCTCGGCGCGCTCTGGGCGCCCTGGGGCTGGCTGATCCGACGCTTCCTCGGCGGGGTGCCGTCGCCCGGGCGGGGCGCGGCCGCGCTGCTGGTGCTGCCCTCGGTGTGGCTGGTGGTGGAGCTGGTCCGCTCCTGGCAGGGCCTCGGCGGGCCGTGGGGCATGCTCGGCTCCAGCCAGTGGCAGGTGGGCCCGGCGCTGCGGCTGGCGTCGGTGGGCGGGGTGTGGCTGCTCAGTTTCCTGGTGGTGGCGGTCAACGTGGCGGCGGCGGTGCTGGTCTCGGTGCGCGAGGCCCGGGTGCCGGCGCTGGCCTCCCTGGTCGCCACGGCGGCCGCGACCTCGGCGGCCTGGGCGTGGGCACCGCGCCCGGACGTGGACGGGCGGGTCCGGATCGCCATCGTGCAGCCGGGCATCGTGGGCGGACAGGACAGCGGTGAGAAGCGCTTCGACCGCGAGGAGCAGCTCACGCGGCGGCTCGCCGCTCAGCACGTCGACCTGATCGTGTGGGGCGAGTCCAGCGTCGGTTTCGACCTGGGCGACCGGCCCGACCTGGCCCGGCGGATCTCCGCGCTGTCCCGGCGAACCGGCGCCGACATCCTGGTCAACGTGGACGCCCGGCGCTCCGACCGGCCCGGCATCTACAAGAGTTCGATCCTGGTCGGCCCGAACGGCCTCACCGGCGACCGGTACGACAAGATGCGGCTCATCCCGTTCGGCGAGTACATCCCGGCCCGCTCGCTGCTCGGCTGGGCCACTTCGGTCGGCAAGGCGGCCGGCGAGGACCGCAGGCGCGGCACCGAGCAGGTCGTGATGGACGTCGGGCACGGGCTGCGCGTCGGCCCGCTCGTGTGCTTCGAGACCGCGTTCCCCGACATGAGCCGGCATCTCGCCGAGGACGGTGCCGACGTGCTGCTCGGCCAGTCCTCCACGTCGTCGTTCCAGGGCAGCTGGGCCCCGGAGCAGCATGCCTCGCTGGCCGCGCTGCGCGCCGCCGAGACGGGCCGTCCGATGGTGCACGCCACCCTCACCGGTGTCTCCGCCGTCTACGGCCCGGACGGGCAGCGTCTCGGCCCGTGGCTCGGCACGGACGCGTCCACCGCGCGCGTGTACGATGTACCGCTCGCGCACGGCGTCACCCCGTACGTCCGCTACGGCGACTGGCCGGTGCACGGCGCCCTGCTGGTGCTGGCCGCGCTGTGCGCCACCGAGGGGATGCGGGCCCTCAGGCTGCGGAGGACGGGGGCCGCACCGCTCGTACGACCCGCTCGCACAGTTCGTGAGTCGCCAGCGCGTCCCGGGCGCTGA
- a CDS encoding nuclear transport factor 2 family protein — protein MTQRVELATVMDRLAVDEVVTEYASAVDDGDWAAYRGLFTADGRADYRSAGGIEGDAVRIAGWLAENLGMFPMRQHLIVNRRLRFGVLEHDTGDTARVRADYLNPMRFAAATDDGSSAPDFVCGGRYDFGLLRTEGGWRLRTVVVEEKWRRLPDRTPGDPA, from the coding sequence ATGACGCAGCGCGTGGAGCTCGCTACCGTGATGGACCGGCTGGCCGTGGACGAGGTGGTCACCGAGTACGCGTCGGCCGTCGACGACGGCGACTGGGCGGCGTACCGGGGGCTGTTCACGGCGGACGGCCGGGCCGACTACCGCTCGGCGGGCGGCATTGAGGGCGACGCCGTCCGGATCGCCGGGTGGCTCGCCGAGAACCTGGGGATGTTCCCGATGCGGCAGCACCTCATCGTCAACCGGCGGCTCAGGTTCGGGGTGCTGGAGCACGACACCGGGGACACCGCGCGGGTCCGCGCCGACTACCTCAACCCGATGCGGTTCGCGGCGGCGACCGACGACGGCTCCTCGGCGCCGGACTTCGTCTGCGGCGGCCGGTACGACTTCGGGCTGCTGCGTACCGAGGGCGGGTGGCGGCTGCGCACCGTGGTCGTCGAGGAGAAGTGGCGCCGTCTGCCCGACAGGACCCCCGGCGACCCGGCCTGA